Proteins encoded in a region of the Podospora pseudopauciseta strain CBS 411.78 chromosome 6, whole genome shotgun sequence genome:
- the ALD5 gene encoding aldehyde dehydrogenase (NAD(P)(+)) ald5 (COG:E; EggNog:ENOG503NW4N), protein MSNVFTELKTPTTGTYKQPTGLFINNEFVEGVEKKTFEVINPATEEVICSVHEATEADVDIAVKAARDAFEGPWRQVTPQQRGNLLLKLADLIEKNLELLASVESLDNGKSITMARGDVGAVVGCIRYYGGWADKIEGKTIDIAPDMFHYTRLEPIGVCGQIIPWNFPLLMLGWKIGPALATGNTVVLKTAEQTPLSGLVFAQFVKEAGFPPGVLNIISGFGKTAGAAISSHMDIDKVAFTGSTVVGRTIMKAAASSNLKKVTLELGGKSPNIVFNDADIEQTISWVNFGIYFNHGQCCCAGSRIYVQSGIYDKFVAAFKKRAEANKVGDPFHPETFQGPQVSQLQYDRIMEYIESGKSEGATVETGGARHGDKGYFIQPTIFTNVSPKMKIMQEEIFGPVCAIAKFDTEEEVLQMAHDTIYGLASAVHTKDLNTAIRVANSLRAGTVWVNCYNLLSHQLPFGGYAQSGIGRELGEEALANYTQHKSVAIRLGGALFG, encoded by the exons ATGTCCAACGTCTTCACCGAGCTCAAGACCCCTACCACGGGCACCTACAAGCAGCCCACCGGACT cttcatcaacaacgagTTCGTCGAGGGTGTCGAGAAGAAGACCTTTGAGGtcatcaaccccgccaccgAGGAGGTCATCTGCTCCGTTCACGAAGCCACCGAGGCCGACGTCGACATTGCCGTCAAGGCTGCTCGCGATGCCTTCGAGGGCCCGTGGCGCCAGGTTACCCCTCAGCAGCGTGGAAACTTGCTGCTTAAGCTTGCCGACCTGATCGAGAAGaaccttgagctccttgctTCCGTCGAGTCTCTTGACAATGGCAAGTCCATCACCATGGCTCGTGGAGATGTTGGCGCCGTTGTTGGTTGCATTCGGTACTATGGCGGCTGGGCCGACAAGATTGAGGGCAAGACGATTGATATTGCGCCAGACATGTTCCACTACACCAGACTCGAGCCG ATTGGCGTCTGCGGCCAGATCATCCCATGGAACTTCCCACTTCTGATGCTCGGCTGGAAGATTGGACCTGCTCTGGCTACCGGTAACACTGTTGTTCTCAAGACCGCTGAGCAAACGCCTTTGTCCGGTCTCGTCTTTGCTCAGTTCGTCAAGGAGGCTGGTTTCCCTCCCGGTGttctcaacatcatctctgGCTTCGGCAAGACTGCCGGCGCTGCCATCTCTTCCCACATGGACATCGACAAGGTCGCCTTTACTGGCTCCACTGTTGTTGGCCGCACCATCATGAAGGCCGCTGCCTCTTCTAACCTCAAGAAGGTCACCCTCGAGTTGGGCGGCAAGTCCCCCAATATCGTCTTCAACGATGCCGATATCGAGCAGACCATCAGCTGGGTCAACTTTGGTATCTACTTCAACCACGGCCAGTGCTGCTGCGCCGGATCTCGTATCTACGTGCAGTCCGGCATCTACGACAAGTTCGTCGCCGCTTTCAAGAAACGCGCTGAGGCGAACAAGGTCGGCGACCCATTCCACCCCGAGACCTTCCAAGGCCCCCAGGTGTCTCAGCTCCAATACGATCGTATCATGGAGTACATTGAGTCCGGCAAGAGCGAGGGCGCTACAGTCGAGACCGGTGGTGCCCGTCACGGTGACAAGGGCTACTTCATCCAgcccaccatcttcaccaacgtCAGCCCCAAGATGAAGATCATGCAGGAAGAGATCTTCGGCCCCGTCTGCGCTATCGCCAAGTTCgacaccgaggaggaggtcctCCAGATGGCCCACGACACCATTTATGGTCTTGCCTCTGCTGTCCACACCAAGGATCTCAACACCGCGATCCGGGTCGCCAACTCCCTCCGTGCCGGTACCGTCTGGGTCAACTGCTACAACCTGCTTTCGCACCAGCTGCCATTCGGTGGTTATGCTCAGAGTGGTATCGGGCGCGAGTTGGGTGAGGAGGCTTTGGCCAACTACACGCAACACAAGTCTGTCGCCATCAGATTGGGCGGTGCGTTGTTTGGTTAA